From Penaeus chinensis breed Huanghai No. 1 chromosome 29, ASM1920278v2, whole genome shotgun sequence:
ATTTAGCTATGTAATATAATTTGCAATCTAGGGCCATACATCATTCGTATTCCACAGACACAGATGttgttgtaaataataataataataataataataataataataatgataatgatgaaataattgtaataagaatatgTTGAAATCTATTATTGATATCTTCAAGTCATATACAACCGaatgcatatatctttttttttaatgaaacataATTTTTAATTAATAACTCTTTACCGTTTAGCAAAGTGGTTCCTGGGTGTACAAATGAACTTAACAGCATTTTTCCGATAAAGTGAAAGCCCTCAGCCATCCAGCATAGACTTCAGGGGCGTcagctggtgggggggggggtgcctcttAAGACACTATTtacccccctcaaggtctggcttgtCCCTCCCCCAAGGGCTATGActtttaactgtttttttcttttaccaaatTACACCTTTATAGGTCGGATTATAGCATTAAAATGCCCATAGGATAGCTcatcttttatacatttttctacATCTTCGCTCGCCAACCCAACTTGCCCTCTCCCCCTAAGAAAATGCTGAAATGAGAGATCTGCTTAGCATTGCATTATCTCTGCATCCCGCGAAGCAATCGCATCTAGTCTCAACCTAGACAAGAGAGCGCATGTACCTCGTAAGTGAAGGAGCCGTTGatgcagaggaggaagagcatcACGGAGAACTGCACGAGGGTAAGGCCAATGCCTGCGTAGGTGAAGGTGTTTTCCTGGTTGTTGTTGTAGCGGTCCCATAAGCTGTGGTAGAAGCGGGACCCTCTGCACCATCCAGCGACTCAGGAAAAACACGTTAATGATGATCACGGCGACGGGTTTCAGCAGCCACGTCCAGGTCACCAGGGGTTTGCGCTTCGGGAAAGCAGAGGGTGGGATGGGCGGTggccggtattttttttttttttttttttttttttagcttttctgtttttttatgggAGTGGGTCCTGAATTTCTTATGGTGTAAACAATCTGTACTCTAATATTACTCTCCTTTTCACATTTGTATTcgatattatgtaaattataattGCCCTGGAGTCAAGCCAAGTGAAGAACCAAGAACTTAAATGCTAAAGATATTCACAGACATGTTAGCAAGCCAAAAAGGAAAATCACGGCCCACCTTGCACAGgccgatgatgaggatggtggagaagaagaggcCGCCGACGCCCTCCGCGATGCCGATGTTCACGCGCACGCTGAGgtctgcggggaggggggggggggggggggggcattggcaAGGTTTGTGAAatttgttatacatacacacctatatgtatctgTAGTTTTGTCTCTCTCACAGGCAAGCCAACCTACTGGTGGGGGAATCTTTAGAGAACTGAGTCAAGCGTCGTTATAAGACATAGTCCTGTCAGCTGAGGACTATGCAAAGGGTATCAAGTCGTGACTCCAAGGTGTACGTCCCGTTGCCATACAGCAAAAATTGCAAAACTGGTCTTCAAGCTGTGTAGATTGGTCGTTCTTCACAGATACTCCTAGCGAGAGAATTCAAGACTATTGCAGATTTCCTTGGCTAACAACCCAGAGTTATGAATTGCACCATCGAGACATATATCTGAGTCCTCGCCTTCATCTGCCTCACTCTAGAATCCACAGAAAAAAGTTTTAGACATGTTTATTTCCACCTTTACAACACTCAGAATCTGTATAAAATATTGCTATTCGTCCTACAGACTTCAGCGGAGTCTCAGGATTTCCTAGAATGATTTAGACTGCACACCTTAAAGATAACAAAAGCCACAAGCATCCCATAACCGAACTCTCGAATTGCATGCTATGGTACAGCATTTATTTTGACAGGAGGGAATCTAGTTTGCTCCCATCGCAGGTGCCTTAGCAGGTGATGTTCTACATCTCAGAAGTTTGCACCTTTCTTGGCATGCTAAGATGCTAAGCAGTGCAGTTTTGCGATAGCTGCGGCAGTCTCAGCGAACCCTTTACCAACTCCAAAAGGTATAACCAAACTCCTTAAAAGTTTGATACCACAGTAATATAACCCAGAACAATGATGATGCCTCATTAAGGACAGCTGTCTGCCACAGAAGTGAGTTCGTTACTGAAGAACTCTTCCACACTAGGTTTACAGATGTTAGTGTGAGGTACATGGTAATGCGAGGCATGAAACCGAACGAATGCTGACAATTGCTGTAGACATCCTCTGGAGATGACGTGCAACAATACAGGCGTGTCAGTAAAAGAGTGTAATCAGCCTAATTGACTGTGCTGCTGCTAGGTCCTCTCAACTCCTAGATGGCCCACCCGAGCTTAATCCTTGGGACCCACACCTTGCCATATCAGAAGGTATTATTATTCCTCACTCGAGTATCTTCTCCCAAATGACGCAATACCAGTGTTCGTCTCACGGACGCACACTGACAGGGAAATAgcataaaaaacaattatattccCCATAGCTAGGGGAGCAGGTGGCACGAAACCACAGTGTGTCTCCACGCCCCAGTGGGCCAGGCTCCCTACCTCTGAGGCCTCCTGCCACACCTCTACTGTGAGAGAAAAGGCATGCAGTAAATAAACACTAAgttaatacacacatgtatgcttgCGTGCATGTTTGAATGTGTACATGCGAATGTGCGCAAACATACATGATTAACTATGTGCAAACAACCACAGAAAGTGACAGACGAGCAGGTCTCCGCTTACCTGACAGGTAGAGGTAGTGTTCGTACCAGCGGATGCCATAGTTCGAGTGGCCCCTGTAGTGGATGCCGAACTGATAGCCATAGAAGGCGCAGGTGGCGACCCCGTGCAGCTGGGAAGGAAGATTGCGTTGTaacattttttatatgatttaaaaTAAATCTTCCCAAATAGTTTCCTACTACATGTGTAAGTATCACTTATGACATGTGCTTTAATGATATCAAGTTATGACCACATGACCTGTACGAATCACTgccaccatattttttttttcagtattaaaaTTGTGATTGTTACCGAtatatttatcattgctattattatggttattatcttcaatattacgATTTCCACtgtcaacattataatcattaatggtatcataattatcataattattatggtcactattatcataataataataataagcttttCCACAAATCTTAGAACTGAGAATCACCAGGTCGATGACAGCGAGCAGGAGGCCGAAGTTGATGATATTCCTGAGCGAACAGGCCATGGCGGGGAATCACGCTGGAGCTCACGCCAACAGCCCTGGAGGGAGCCAGACAGGGATCAATTCAGGTTTGGGTAAGATCtattagactgatagataggtaggtgtacaggcagatattagatatatatgaagatgtgtgcAGGCGGACAGGGATCAATTCATCTGGTGGTCTTCGCAAAGATGTTTTTTGTAGATAGGTGGAGAGATGGGTTGGCAGATTGTtgggtagacaggtaggtagactgATGAAGGGAGGCAGAAAAGAATAAATTCATTGGTAAGTTTGGATAAGATGAactatagatgggtagataggtagatgcatagatagacattGGATTTATATGAAGATGCGTGTAGCAGGTAGGGATCAATTCATCTAGTAACTTTGGATTAGATGCattatagattgatggataggtagatgtatagacagatattagatgtatatatgaaaatgtgtgtttgGATAGATATATCGGTTTAGGTTCTATAAGATGAAAATTGGTTGAGTTTTTATAAAATACCAAATTTTTTAGATATTGTCTCCGAAGTGTACTGGCACTACTAAACCACATACTAAAGGAATGTTTGTTGAATATATAGTAGAGACATCACTGTACACTCCAGTCACAACATAACAGTATTTCTGTCAAACCTTCGCTTTTGGGTGTAAAATCGACAGATCT
This genomic window contains:
- the LOC125040690 gene encoding uncharacterized protein LOC125040690, translated to MACSLRNIINFGLLLAVIDLLHGVATCAFYGYQFGIHYRGHSNYGIRWYEHYLYLSDLSVRVNIGIAEGVGGLFFSTILIIGLCKRKPLVTWTWLLKPVAVIIINVFFLSRWMVQRVPLLPQLMGPLQQQPGKHLHLRRHWPYPRAVLRDALPPLHQRLLHLRDPQAACSQHRGRAECVISRGRSGAEGLCSRRTRGEESASRLSLSDGFKEFIAFLSFA